AAACATGCAAAAGGATAGGAGTAAGTCTTATGAAGAAAAGAATAATTTTAACATCAACAATACTGTTGGCTAGTTTGGCATTAGCAGGCTGTGGTAATAATCAATCGACCAGTAACTCAACCAAAGCAGAGAATTCCAGTCTAAGGGCGGAAGATTCCAGCTTGAAGGCTAAAAAGTCGAGTGAAAGACAAGCGAAGTATAGTGAGCAAGACTATGCTTTGATGGCTTACTTGAAGTTACAAGGACAGACTGCTAATGAACTAAATCGTAACAAGGATAATATGAACTGGAACCAAGACGGTAATACTTATCACATTGATTTTGGCGCTCATACGACTTCTATGACAGTTACAGAGGATAATGTAGAAGTTACTTATGATAAGCCACAAGAGGATAGTATGGGCCACGATAATGGACATAAGACCTACTCTAAACAACAATTAGCTAAAGAATTTGGCAATCAAAAGAGTGTAATTGAAGAAATTCTAGGTTCAGTGGGGCAAGGGCAATCCAGCAATAACCAGACTAACTCAAATAATAATGGCTCAGCCAATGATGGTCAGCAAGCCAAATCAAGCTCATCATCAAATTCTTCGAGTCCAATCAAATCTGCTCAAGACGCTGCTAATCTTGTTGAGCATAGTATGCACAGCGAGCCTGGTACGTTTCAAGCAACTCCTACTGGTGATGGAGGATATGCAATTCATGGTGGTGGACAAGACGGACAAGTAGGATATGTACATAGTGACGGTTCTATTACTTGGTCATCTGGTGATACTCAATCGTATGGAGACTTATCAGCACCTACTACAAATTAGCTCTAAAGGTATAACAAGGAAATCGAGTGCTAAAGAATATGACTTGAATTGTCAAATTAAGTGCAACACTACATTAAAGAATATTTCATAAGGCGTTTTCCATCCGAGACATTTACGGGGACGATTATTCATTTGTTCTGCATATGCTTGTATCCGGCGGTCAGTAATTGAATCAAGGTCAGTTCCTTTTGGCAAATATTCGTGAAGCAAGCCGTTAGTATTTTCGTTAGTTCCTCGTTGCCAAGGAGAGTGAGGATCGGGAAAGTAGAAGGGCGTACCAAACTTATCAGTTAAACATTGAACTTTGGCAAACTCTTTACCCCTATCCGGGGTAATCGTTAACGATCTACCAGGCCATAGCTTCATTAAGTCGCTCAAAGTATCCGTGACTGCTTCTGAAGTTCTTTTAGCAGCTTTACCAATAAGCAGGTAACGAGATTTTCGATCAACCAATGTAACGACACAAGCCTTTCCGCTTTTGCCTAACACGGTATCACCTTCCCAGTGACCAATTTCTACACGGTTGTCAGCTTCTCGCGGACGATCATGAATCTTGTTGGGGATTGGAATCTTGCCTCGCTTTTCTTGATAAGCTTTATTGTGGCGAGACTTGCCGTGATGCCTTAGATGGCGCACGGCACTAGAGCTGCCAGATTTAAACAAATTATCAAATAAGCCATTGAAAATCCCACGGTAAATAGTCGTGGTACTGATCTGCACCGGATACTTTTCGACTGCCAAGCGATTCGATATTTCTTCCGGAGACCAAAGGTCTTCGCAGAAGTGTTCTTTCACCACTTCAAACACCTGAGGATTACTCAAAAGAGAGACTCTGCCACAATTGCCTTTGCGCTGTTTATACTTCTCCTGAGCCTTCGAAGGTGAATAGGATCTACCAGTAGAATTACAGCTTAATTCTCGAGAAATGGTTGAGTAACTTTTCTTGATATGGCTGGCAATCTCACGAAGTGAGTTTCCATGATTCCTCATTAAAAAGATAGTTTCCCGTTCATCTATGGTAATATGCTTGTAGTGGTCCATGGCTAAATTCCTTTCATGATTGTTTTCGCAAACATCATTTTACAGAAATTTGGCATGGGCCATTCTTTATTTAATTAGTGTTGCACTTAAAGTGTAAATTCAAGCATAAGAAAAAGACCATATTGCTACTCGTTTATAGCCATATGGTCTTTTATATTAGTCAGCGAATGGTGCTTTGCCTAGATAAGCACTGATCATCCAAATATTTTTATCGGTTTCATCCTTGAAGCCATTAAGCATATCTTGAGTTGGGAAGTCTTTTTCTTCGTCAGTAACTTCGATTCCTTTTTGGTATTGGTCACGTAGGTACTTGAATTGATCAACTAGCCGTTGCATGAATTCAGTCATCGTTAATTGATCAAAAGCGACTTTGTCATCTGGTAGGCCAGTATTTTCAATGAATTCGTGAGTTGTTGCCAGTGGGCTGCCGTTTAAAGCAATCAAGCGTTCTGCAATTTGATCGAGCTGTTTGCTTAGTTGATCGCCATATTCGTCCATCAGCGGATGGAGACGGAAGAAGTTTTCACCGCGCATATACCAGTGTGTTTGTTGAACGTTGACCTTTAATTGGCTGATATCGGCAATCAGTTGATTGAGTTGTGCTTTTGATTTTGGAAAGTCATAATTGTAAGTTGTCATAATGAACCCCTCTTCATAACTATTGGTTACACTAATACTATAACAGTTGTGAAAGCGTTTTTTCAAATCAAATACTTGTGGTCCATTGGCGGTATAAATCTTCGATAATTGCTACGGTGTGGTAGGTGAGTGTCGGCGTCATAACTGGGCTAGTCAGTTGATGTTGGGACCAGAGTCGATTAAAGTGCTGAATCTCAAAAACAAATTCGCTATTTTGAGTGACCTGTTAAAGGCTTCGGGAATACGAATTGATGAGCAAGGGCATCGATATATTAGAGTTAAGGGCGTGCGTTGGTTTACTAACATGGACTATAAGCAACGTCATGACGATTTGATCTTATATAAGAAATATAGGAAGTTTGTAGAGCCTTTATAATCCGAGATAATCAAGTAAAGGAAAAAGAAAACAATTTTAACTTCGACGATATTATTAGCTAGTTTAGTTCTAGCAGGTTGCGGCAATAATCAATCAGCTAAGTCAGAAAATTCAAGCTTAAGGGCTGAAAACTCTAGTCTAAAGAAAAGTGAAAATATAAACATTGTGGGTTCCTATAAAGATGGTACTGTACCCTGTCAAGTTGACACATTAAATAATAAAAACTAGTTGGCCTTGCCGAAGCGGTATTCTGCTGCGGTAAGGTCATTTCTTTTGCCTGAAATAAAGGAATGCGTAAAGTAATCGATACCTTCTGTCACCAGCTGTTCTAAGTCTTCAAACGTTTGTGGTTGTGGTGAGTGTGCTAACCAGATAGATTTAAAATCAGCCCACCAGTGCTCCATCACCGCATTATCAGCTGGCGTTCCTGGGGCTGAGTAACTATGTTGGCTGTTATTACTAGCCAAGTAGTGGTTGAATGCTTTGGAAGTATATGCTGCTCCGCGATCAGTGTGGATTAGCGGTGCCAGACCTCCGGCTTTCTGCTTGGCCATTTGAAATACTTTAATAGCCCCAGTACTCGTTTCTGTAGGCGTAATAATCCAGCTAAGTGGGTATTGACCGTATAGATCCAGGACAACGTGTAGACGGACTTTGTACTTACGAATGTTGTAGGCAATTTCCGTCGTGTCCGTCGCCCACACCTGATTTGCGGCAGCTTGTTCAAACTGGCGGTTCAGGGTATTCTGTGCTTCATAAGTTTCCTGCTCCTGCACACGTTTTCTCTTAGGCTGACGATAGTCCGCTTTAATACTGTGTTCCTTCATAATGCGCATGACGCGCTTCTTGTTAACTGTGTATGATAATCTTTCCTGCTTTATCAAACGGGTCATCTTGTCATAACCAACGCAGTGTTTATGTTGTGCTTCTAACTGTTTAACGAGCTTTAGAATTTCTTGATCTTGAATATCATGAACCGTCGGTTCATGGGTAAGCCACTTGTAGTAAGCCTGCCGACTTACCCCGGCTGCTTTAACTAGATCAGATACATTATACCCACTTTGGCTCATTTCCTGAATCGCTTGATATCGTCCGGCCGTTCCACCTCCCGATTGTGTATTTCGACCAATTTTTTGCGAAGGCAATCTGTACCTCCCGTTCCTTCGCTTTAGCTTTCAGCTGCCTTACTTCTTGTCGTAATCTTTCCACTTCATTGGTTGGTGTTTTGCCTTTATGGCGACCCCGGTTATCCTGAAGGGCTTCCCAATCGTGAGTTCTTTGGTACTTTTGTACCCATGAATAGACCCGTTGATAGCTGACATTAAATTTTTCTGCCGCGGCTTGATAGTTATACTCGTGATCAATTGTCCATTGAGTAATTTGCCGTTTCTCCTCAAAAGTAACTTTTCGGCCCACTTTCCTAGCTCGCTTTCTTGTTGCGTAAGCAACACTTAATTGTCCACTATTGTACCGGACAATCCATTGATGTAGTTGGGAAAGACTACGAATTTGATATCTATTGAGAATTGCTTGGCCTGACAGGGTACCTGAAAGGTAAGCTTTAACGGCTGATCGCTTGGTTTGAAGTGTGTACCTGTGATTGTGTTCAGGGCGAATCAATCCAGCCAAACCAGCCGTTAAAAATTGTTTAATCCATCTGTTAAGGCTAGAGGTCCGCACCTGGTGATAATCCGCGTATACCCCGAGTGAGTAGTCTGAATCTTGGTAATTACTGAGTAACCTTAATTTTTCCGTCGTTGAATATGTTCCTATTCAAAACACCCCCTAGAGATGACACTTTTATTATTTAAAGTGTCAACCCTAAGGGGTATTGTACGCGCTTTCATCTTGATGTAAAATATAGGTGTTTTAGGAAATGAATTTTCATTTTGGAGGCTAACCTTATGAAAGCAGTAAGAATCTATGGTGAAAAAGATATCCGGGTTGAGGACGTTTCGATTCCGGAACCTAAAGATGATCAAGTTCAGTTAAAAGTGAAGTTCTGTGGGATTTGCGGCAGTGATTTGCACGCCTACCTTGAAGGGTGGGGCCTGCCAACGGTGCCGTATCCATTGACCGGCAAGACGGTGCCGATTACGTTAGGCCACGAATTTTCCGGTGAAGTCGTTAAGGTCGGTAAGGACGTCGATGATTTGAAAGTCGGCGATCGGGTTGCCGTTGAACCGCTTCTGGCCTGTGGCAAATGCGAAAACTGTCGCGCCGGCAACTACAACTTCTGTAACCGGGCGGTTTCGACCGACGGTGCCGGGAACTTCCTGGGATTTTCTGAAGACGGGGGCATGGCTGAGTATGCCAATGTCCAAGGCGTTTTCGCCCACAAATTGCCGGATGATATGAGCTACGAACTGGGCGCCTTAGCTGAACCAACCGCCGTTGTATACGAAGCCATCAAGAAGAGCCGGCTGCGGGAAGGTCAAGACGTCGCTGTGATGGGGGCTGGCCCAATTGGATTGCTGGAAGCCGTCCTCGCTAAAATTGCCGGCGCCAACCACGTTTACATCGTGGACGTTTCCAAAGTTCGTTTGGAAAAGGCCAAGGCGCTGGGAATTGAAAACGCCCTTGATCCAACCCAAACCGACGTCGAAGCCTTCATTAAGAAGGACTTACCAAATGGCGTTGACATCACCTTTGAATGTGCCGGGGTCCAATCCACATTTGACTCGGCCCTGAAAGTCACCAAGCGGACCGGAACGATTCAAATTGTTGCGCTGTACGGCAAGCCGTTAACCATGAACATGACCGACGACCTGATTATGCAGGGCCTGGATATCATCACCACCCTGTGCTACAACAATTCGTTCCCGAACGTTCTGGGGATTATCGACAATAATAAGGATCTGTTCGAGCAGGTCATCACTAAGAAAGTCAGCCTGGACGACGCGCTGGATCAGGGCATTAAGATGCTGGCCACCGATAAGTCACAGGTGAAGATTATGATTGATCCGTCGCTTTAAAAATAAAATGGGAATGCTGGTTGTTAGTACGGCCATGAGAAATTATGCCCACGTTCTGATCGGCTGTTCCTGTGCTATACTTTAATTGCTTAACCAAACTGCAAGGGGAGCCATTGCGCTGAGAGTAGATTGCGACCGCAGTCTTAACCCTTTTACCTGATCTGGTCAGTACCAGCGGAGGAATGCAGCCACAATTACTGGAAATTGATGCGTTATTAAATCTTGATTGAGGTTGAATTCACTGCGAATTCAACCTCTTTTTTGGATGATTGGCTGGCAGTTAAATTAAGTGAGTGAATTGAACGGTTGTGATGACGGGGTTCATGAATTTAATTTGGAGGCATAACAAAATGACAAAGACAGTGCTAATTACAGGCGGTAGTCGGGGATTAGGCGCGGAAACCGCCAAGCAGTTTGCTCAGATTGGTTATAACGTGGTCGTCAACTACTTTCAGCACCCTGATTTGGCAAATAAAGTGGTTGCCGACATTGGCGCCGATCATGCAATTGCCATTAAGGCTGACGTTCGTGACCGGGCGGCCGTTGACCAGATGACTAAGGAAGCAGTCGACCACTTTGTCTTTGAATTAAAGCAGAACTTTTACTCTTTCAAGCTTTCCGAGTTATCCGCGGTTAGGTCTAAGTATTCTTTGACGCTCTTAAAGCTCTGGAACGCTAACTCCATGGGTAAACTAAAAAGGGCCACCATTAAAGGCACCCTTGAAGAATGGGAAAGTTGGTTCTTAGGTACTGATAAGGACGGAAAACCTAAGAAATGGAGCGCCGGAAGATTCCGTCAACGGGTCTTGGGAGTAAGTATGAAGGAACTTGGCAAGATATACCCCAAGACAATCTTCTACCTTACGACCGAAAAGACCGGAAGGAAGGTAACAGGGTACCAACTGGACATTACGCCAGTTAAAACCGTCTTGGAAATTTAATAGATTACCAGAATTGCCACCAACGTTTTGAGGTGGATTTTTTAGTGCCTGTCGGCTCCTCTGCGTCCTTTTTCTCCGATGATGAAGAATTAGTCACGTTAGTTGTTTCGCCATCTACTACGTCCTTGTCAGAGCCTCCTGGCAGCATTTGCATCTTCTGCTCTAGTCCAAGGTGTAACTTCTGAGCTTGGTCAGCTAATCTATAGGCAGAAGCAATCTGCTCATCTTTAGCCTTAAGTTGGTCAGTAAGAATATCATTATCGTGTACTAGTTGCTCATTAGCCTGTTTGAGTTGCTGAACCTGTTCTTT
The window above is part of the Limosilactobacillus panis genome. Proteins encoded here:
- a CDS encoding IS30 family transposase, producing the protein MDHYKHITIDERETIFLMRNHGNSLREIASHIKKSYSTISRELSCNSTGRSYSPSKAQEKYKQRKGNCGRVSLLSNPQVFEVVKEHFCEDLWSPEEISNRLAVEKYPVQISTTTIYRGIFNGLFDNLFKSGSSSAVRHLRHHGKSRHNKAYQEKRGKIPIPNKIHDRPREADNRVEIGHWEGDTVLGKSGKACVVTLVDRKSRYLLIGKAAKRTSEAVTDTLSDLMKLWPGRSLTITPDRGKEFAKVQCLTDKFGTPFYFPDPHSPWQRGTNENTNGLLHEYLPKGTDLDSITDRRIQAYAEQMNNRPRKCLGWKTPYEIFFNVVLHLI
- a CDS encoding DNA starvation/stationary phase protection protein, with amino-acid sequence MTTYNYDFPKSKAQLNQLIADISQLKVNVQQTHWYMRGENFFRLHPLMDEYGDQLSKQLDQIAERLIALNGSPLATTHEFIENTGLPDDKVAFDQLTMTEFMQRLVDQFKYLRDQYQKGIEVTDEEKDFPTQDMLNGFKDETDKNIWMISAYLGKAPFAD
- a CDS encoding adenine-specific methyltransferase EcoRI family protein, whose protein sequence is MLGPESIKVLNLKNKFAILSDLLKASGIRIDEQGHRYIRVKGVRWFTNMDYKQRHDDLILYKKYRKFVEPL
- a CDS encoding IS3 family transposase — translated: MGRNTQSGGGTAGRYQAIQEMSQSGYNVSDLVKAAGVSRQAYYKWLTHEPTVHDIQDQEILKLVKQLEAQHKHCVGYDKMTRLIKQERLSYTVNKKRVMRIMKEHSIKADYRQPKRKRVQEQETYEAQNTLNRQFEQAAANQVWATDTTEIAYNIRKYKVRLHVVLDLYGQYPLSWIITPTETSTGAIKVFQMAKQKAGGLAPLIHTDRGAAYTSKAFNHYLASNNSQHSYSAPGTPADNAVMEHWWADFKSIWLAHSPQPQTFEDLEQLVTEGIDYFTHSFISGKRNDLTAAEYRFGKAN
- a CDS encoding 2,3-butanediol dehydrogenase, which codes for MKAVRIYGEKDIRVEDVSIPEPKDDQVQLKVKFCGICGSDLHAYLEGWGLPTVPYPLTGKTVPITLGHEFSGEVVKVGKDVDDLKVGDRVAVEPLLACGKCENCRAGNYNFCNRAVSTDGAGNFLGFSEDGGMAEYANVQGVFAHKLPDDMSYELGALAEPTAVVYEAIKKSRLREGQDVAVMGAGPIGLLEAVLAKIAGANHVYIVDVSKVRLEKAKALGIENALDPTQTDVEAFIKKDLPNGVDITFECAGVQSTFDSALKVTKRTGTIQIVALYGKPLTMNMTDDLIMQGLDIITTLCYNNSFPNVLGIIDNNKDLFEQVITKKVSLDDALDQGIKMLATDKSQVKIMIDPSL
- a CDS encoding SDR family NAD(P)-dependent oxidoreductase; this translates as MTKTVLITGGSRGLGAETAKQFAQIGYNVVVNYFQHPDLANKVVADIGADHAIAIKADVRDRAAVDQMTKEAVDHFVFELKQNFYSFKLSELSAVRSKYSLTLLKLWNANSMGKLKRATIKGTLEEWESWFLGTDKDGKPKKWSAGRFRQRVLGVSMKELGKIYPKTIFYLTTEKTGRKVTGYQLDITPVKTVLEI
- a CDS encoding transcriptional regulator, which translates into the protein MSEEKFYTINEIIKDAGIARSTFDKFANSRNLRPVKTEKRGKKFYSLADKELVVKHYKQGEGRKKKEKYTNHKEERQDEIVDLLKEQVQQLKQANEQLVHDNDILTDQLKAKDEQIASAYRLADQAQKLHLGLEQKMQMLPGGSDKDVVDGETTNVTNSSSSEKKDAEEPTGTKKSTSKRWWQFW